AAGCTTTGGGGGAGGCTAACGACAGGAAGGGATTATTGACCTCATTCAAGAAAGAGGAACTTTGCTCCTCAGTCAGAATCCTCCAATCCTCCCACTTCTTCCACCAGTCCCTGAAACTCGGCTAAGGCAGGGCCTCTGTATCAGGAGCACTGAACTCAATGAGGAAATCCTGGGTCAGAGTTTTTCCCAGTTGTTTTCAGAGCCCCTGCCAAGCCAGTTACAGGTGGATTTGCATTTTGGTTAGGAAATTGTTGGGCCAGCCCAGTTTTAGGCAGTTCAACTTCCCCCTGGGTGGAGCCCAAGCTTTATAAAGAGGTCCTCTGATGGATGGATAGGATACTCCTGGTACTTGAGTCTTGATCCACTTTGGAGAACCTGGTGAGTCCATCTGACTTTTCTTGAGTTTATctgacttttctctttctttttgtcttatcAAGTGTTGAATTGAATCTGGAGACGGTGAGTTTGGTGGGTCCAAATTATAATCGTGGGACAGATGTTATTTAATGAAATTTACCCCTGGAGCATAATGATTTACTGtattgatgtgtttttgtcttgTAGATAGTTTGatattcatagagaaaaaaaacaagatgataggaaagatttgttttgaagAAAAGGACAGAATgaagcatttttctctttttcgtATCTTTTTAGTGTCCCTTTTAAAGGTCTATTCAGATGTGAGACCCTTGAATTCTTCCAGAACATCCCTGTACTCTGTATCCTAGCCGGCCTACTGGGACTTCATATGAGATAATGATAGGGATTGCTTGTGACTGCCTTTcttagagattttattttcatgcaaatgacattatttaattctttaaaacagatattttcttAGTAAAAATTGCGTGAGATAAAAGGAGGTTTCCCCAAGTCTGAAACAGATTACTAAAACAGAAGGGAGAAGTCACAAAGTCATACACGGGGAGAGAAAAATAATGTCCCCAATGTTACATAACCATTGCCTTGTTTCTCTGTAGGAATCTCTTTTTGTGAACActgtcatctcttttttttttttttccagattctgAGACTCTAGAAGGATGTCTTATCAACAGCATCAGTGCAAGCAGCCCTGCCAGCCACCCCCAGTGTGCCCACCTCCAAAGTGCCCTGAGCCATGCCCACCTCCAAAGTGCCCTGAGCCATGCCCACCCCCCAAGTGCCCTGAGCCATGCCCACCCCCCAAGTGTCCGGAGCCGTGTCCACCTAGACAGTATCAGCAAAAATGCCCTCCTGtgcagcctcctcctccctgccagcAGAAGTGCCCACCCAAGAGCAAGTAACAGCTTCAAGATTCATTGAGATCATGACAAGACGAGGAAAGTTGGCTGCTCTAATTCCACAGCAACATCTTCATCTCCAAAGCTTATCAAGCATACAGAACCTTCTTCTCTGTCCTTTAGCCTACAGTCTGCCTGTGATCACTGCTGACAGTGAGGAGCATCCTGTTAGACTGTTATGTCCCAACAGTAACTGAGAGACAGTGCCCGGCTGTGCCAGCATCCAGCCCTGCAGAAGGAAGAGCAGCCGTGCTCCCGCTCGGTGCCATCAGAGGGTGTCTTCCCTGTCTGTCACCTGGGCAGGAATTTCTACCATGTGGGCAACTGTAACTCTTCTTCCACTTTCTGAATAAAGCAACTTTATTTTTGGTGACAGGATaagtgttctctttctttttaaagatgatttcCATATTCAAACTCATTATCTTTAATTCCTGCTTGACTGTTTTGAGGGACAAATTATTTAACTGTTGAGAATTTCAATCTCTTTACTGTACAGTGGGGAAATGGGTGTTAATATCATGAACTAGTCTTTGGCATGAAATTGAATTTGTGCACGTCGCTTGGTTGGGACAATGCCCGACACCCAATTAGAACTCAATAAGTGGGAGTTTATTAGCAGCAGCTAATCATCACTGTTTatcttaccaccaccaccaccatattTGCTGAAGCAAGAAAGTGACTTccacagaagtagaaaataagTTGTAAAAACTTTATTACTGTTTATTTTCTAACTCAATTTTTCTAAGTGATACTATTGCGGATAAAGAGCTTTTAGGAATTGGTGAATGTCCTGCATAAAATTACAGCAGTCTTTAGAACACAGATTGTACGGAATCAAACTGTCAGACTCTCATGTGTGCCATCACCTTCTacttctctcccccaccccgcatccctccctcccctccttctggtactggggattgaatccagagacacttcaccactgagttacatccccaatcctttttatttcattttgaggcagggcctcactaagttgctgaggatggctttgaacttgcagtcctctgcctcagcctccccagttgcttggattacaggcatgtgccaccatgcttggtcATGTATGCCACATTCTTACTCCACCAACACAAAAGCATTCAGGGTCCTACCATTGTTGTTCGCCTCTGAAATTACTTTCTAGGGTGTTCGGGCCCTACATTTGAAAAACATTGGTGTCTTCACTGTTTGTTTGGGATCTGCAAAGTTCCCGTCACTGTGCAGACAGTTTACTAAGGGTCTGGCCTCCTAGTCAAGTAAGCTCATGAAATGGGGTACGTGGCTGCTTCTGCCGCCCTTTCTCTCCAAGGAGCTTCCCCAGCCGCAGACGCAGAGATGCAGATCTTTGTGAAGACCCCGATGGGTAAGACTGTCACCTGGAGGTCGCGCCCAATGACACCATGGAGAATGTCGGAGCCAAAATTCAAGACCAGCAGAACACCCCAGCTGACCAGCTGCATCTGTATCTGCAGGCAGACGCGGGAGGATGGCGGCGCCTCAGATCAAGCCATCAAGACAGAGTCCCCTGCACTTGGTGCTTCACCTGTGAGGTGGCAGCATCGCGCCTTCCCTGGGCCAACCTGCCCAGAGCACAACTGGGAGAGACGAGCTGTCGCAAGTGTTACGCCCGCCTGGGCCCCCAAGGGCTGTCAAGGGCCACAGGAAGAAGTGTGGCCACACAGCCACCTCCACCCCAAGAGGTCAATAAAACTGCTCCGCTGGCTCCTTTTCCCAAAGGGTGGCCTCCTCCCCAAGCCATGTATGGCCTTGGGACCTCAATAGAGTCTCCCTTACATTGACtggagtagttaaaaaaaaaaaagtgattctttTCTTGTGGTCCCAAGTGTCCAAAATGGGAATCGAAACTGAATGAGAAAGGTCGATTATGTTTTTAACTTCACAGGGTAGAATAAATTTATGTTTGAATCACAAAAAACTGTCTATTATAATTCTTTGAGGACAGGTCTGAGTCTTGATTCTTCTGAGTAACATTTCCTTCCTCTGCCCAAGGAAGCTTTCTTACGTCCCTAAGGGgtgttttaaagaaaaggatattgaaaaaaatatattatgtggTTGATCCTGTGGCTCTTAAGTGTTTTGGAGAGGCTCGTGTGCTGAAGGCCTGGTCTCCAGCTGGTGGTACTACTGGGAGGTTGTGGGGCTCGGCTGGAGGAAGCCCTAGGTCACTCGGGGCATATTCTTGAACAGTCTGTCTtgtccagtctctctctctctctctctctctccctccttcctggccacTATGAGACAAgcagcttccctctaccacactcttcagCTGTGATGTGTCCCTCAGCACAGGTCCCCAAAATGGATCCAGCTTACCCTGGACTGTTGAATACACAAGCCCAAATAAATGTAggctccatttattgatttttctcaggtactTTTGATAACAAACCTTGGTCTTTGTTcttgatgccaatccaataacaaggacaaggttttaagaaaaaggaaaaagttttctGGAGATTAATCCCCTGTCAAAGGTGTAGCtggcaaaatttttctcccattagGTAGGCTTGTTCCTCACACTCTGAATTGTTTTACCTATATTGTACAGAAAGTGTTTAACTGGATGCCGTGCCACTtagtgattcttggttttatttattgagttttaggggtcttgttaaggaagttggtaccTGTGGCAATATGTTGGAGTAGTGTCCTGATGTTTTTCCTACACATGCAAACTTTCTGGTCTAATCCCCAattatttgatccattttgatttgacctTTGTGCAGAGTGAAAGACGGGGATCTAGCGTCATTCTTCTACATAAGGAAATTCAATTTTCCTGGCATCTTTTGTTTaaaaggccatcttttctccatcctatgtttttggcacttttgtggAGTATCAGGTGGTACCTCTGTGGGTTTCTCTCTATTTTCTAATCAAGTCTTTTGATAGTCATGTCtgttttatgccaataccatgctgtttttgttactattgctctgtagcattATTTGAGATCAAGTATTATGATGCCCCCCAGCATCACTCTTCTTGTTCGATATTGTTTTGGCTATGCTAGATCTTTCATGATTCCaaattgattttaggactgttttttttctagttctgtgaagagtgtcattggtattttgatggagatcacattgaatctatatattgcttttggtaatgtggccattttgacaatattaattctttattcTAGAACATGGGAGgcctttccatcttttaagatctttaatttctttctttgcttttctacattttcattgtagagtctTTCACTTCATTGgatagatttattcccaagttcTTTTGAGGTTTTGTGAACaggattattttcctgatttctctcccAGTACACTCACTCTTGGAGTACAGAAGGCGTGACTTATGGATGTCGATCTTGTACCCCACTATTTAGCTGCATTTGTTCATCAGTTCTAGAAGTTGCCTGATGGATATTTTGGGTCTTCTGGATATAGATATCGTCCTATTTGATTTTCTCATTAGCAAACAGAAatatttgacttcttctttttctatttgtagccttaatttccttctcttgtctgaCTACTGTAGatagtttcaagaactatattaaatagaagtgatgagagtaggcatctttgtcttattcctggttttagaggaaatactttcagtttttctctgtttacctctgtatgatgttggctttgggtttgctGTATAAAGCCTTCCTAATGTTTAAGTTCCCCGTATCATtcatttctccagtgtttttaacatggATGTGTGTTggattttctgcatttattgagatgatcatgtgatttttgttctcAATTCTATCTATatggtggattacatttattggtgtgtgtgtgtgtgtgtgtgtgtgtgtatatatacatatatatatatatatatatatatatatatataatggacttttatttatttttatgtggtgctgaggattgaacccagtgtctcacatatgctaggcaagagctctgccactgagccacaaccccagcctggtttGCATATATTGATCCTAACTTTTACCCCTGTGATGAAacctatttgatcatggtgtaccATCTTCTTGATGTCTTTTTCAATgcaatttgctagtattttattaaggatttttctgtgttcatcagggatattggtatgtagtttccttttcttgttgTGTCTTGGATTTTTCAAATTGGGATTATTCTGGCTTCACAGAATATATTTGGCAGTGTTCACTCCctctatattttatgaaataatttgaggaagacaGGTTTGAGTTCTTTAAAgttctggtagaacttggctgagaatccatctggtcctgggattttctttgttagaAGACTTTTAGTTGCTACTTTAATCTTGATATTGGTCTATATAATATATTTTCCATACATTTCTGGTTCAATTTG
This sequence is a window from Marmota flaviventris isolate mMarFla1 chromosome 10, mMarFla1.hap1, whole genome shotgun sequence. Protein-coding genes within it:
- the LOC114106646 gene encoding small proline-rich protein 2I, giving the protein MSYQQHQCKQPCQPPPVCPPPKCPEPCPPPKCPEPCPPPKCPEPCPPPKCPEPCPPRQYQQKCPPVQPPPPCQQKCPPKSK